In Verrucomicrobiota bacterium, a genomic segment contains:
- a CDS encoding efflux RND transporter permease subunit has product MVVGGAVSLFSIKMELFPQFSLDTIVVRVPYLGASPEEVEEAVNIRIEEALQGLEGIKELRSSASEGYGAVSVVVDKGYDLRKVKEDVKTRVDAITTFPANTERPIIDEFLIQRDTIWIAISGDTDELTLKHLAKKVRDDVVELPGVSQAFTRGVRDYEISINVSENKLRQYGLTFDQVMQVVQGNSLDLPAGQIRSTGGEILLRTKEQAYRGNEFEELVLISRPDGTQVRLSDVAEIEDGFEDVTIFSSFNGKAAALVLVREVGRESPLNISAQIYKYVEESKETWLPDGIELMAWGDSAFYLEDRLNLLLENGAIGFVLVLISLSLFLRPSLAFFVAAGIPVSFLATFLVGPVFGLSINLISLFAFILVLGIVVDDAIVVGESVFSEFQRNGSGVESAIRGTHLVSTPVTFAVLTTIVAFCPIFFLPGLMGKFFVSIPLVVIPTLLFSLVQSKLVLPYHLSLCNVGSKRNRDELNLFSRFQRKISDSLEAFIRNVYDPFVEVAINWRYATLGAFIAILIVSWGIVAGGWIRFVQFPNVPSDFILVQLEMPEGTSSEDTGRAMEKLVAGLDQVREEAKSNGEHDPVAHYMVAVGYSTMTGGPNPESTVVGSNIGSIVVELAKDGVRDSNAFEVADQWRKLVGQIPGASRLTMNAGAAGPVGLPVDIRLTGPDFNQLKQASLEIQKRLQVFEGLNDIRDTYSEGKQEIKIKLKDSARGLGLNASDLARQVRQAFYGGEAQRIQRDQDDVRIMVRYPKSERESIGNLERMYIRTPSGQSVPMNEVADIEFGHGYPGIARIDRQRVINVQADADKDVANPTEINKVIYPMNQNMKRMYEMFGQEVQPSILEEVLANYPGVRSIKDGEAKDFEELMPVLLLGGFFVIVIIYTLLAIPFKSYVQPILVISAIPFGIAGAIFGHLINFQNFGTPQDLSTLSMLGIIALSGVVVNDSLVLVDYINKLRAQGVPLKQAVHQGGIARFRPILLTSLTTFVGLVPILLESSLQAQFLIPMATSLSFGVLFATFITLLLVPALYLILEDVMRVGTACFRWLLNLYFPKKKSVSSSYSIPGER; this is encoded by the coding sequence ATGGTTGTGGGAGGGGCTGTTTCCCTCTTCTCAATCAAGATGGAATTATTTCCACAGTTTTCGTTAGATACCATTGTGGTACGGGTTCCTTATCTTGGGGCATCTCCGGAGGAAGTGGAAGAGGCAGTCAATATCCGGATTGAGGAGGCTCTTCAAGGGCTTGAGGGAATTAAGGAACTTCGTTCTTCAGCCTCCGAAGGATATGGTGCTGTCAGTGTTGTGGTAGACAAAGGCTATGATCTTCGAAAAGTGAAGGAAGATGTCAAAACCAGGGTCGATGCCATTACTACTTTCCCGGCAAACACAGAACGTCCCATTATTGATGAATTTTTGATCCAACGTGACACGATATGGATAGCGATCTCTGGCGATACCGATGAATTAACGCTCAAGCATTTGGCTAAAAAGGTTAGGGACGATGTAGTAGAACTTCCTGGAGTGAGTCAGGCGTTTACCCGTGGTGTTCGTGACTATGAAATTTCAATTAACGTATCGGAAAATAAACTTCGGCAATACGGTTTAACTTTTGACCAGGTCATGCAGGTCGTTCAGGGGAATTCATTGGATCTTCCGGCCGGTCAGATTCGTTCAACTGGTGGTGAGATATTGCTCAGAACCAAGGAGCAAGCCTACCGCGGTAATGAATTTGAAGAGTTGGTTTTAATCAGTCGCCCGGACGGAACTCAGGTACGTTTATCAGACGTTGCTGAGATTGAGGATGGGTTTGAAGACGTTACCATTTTCTCCAGTTTCAATGGAAAGGCTGCTGCCCTCGTTCTGGTTCGGGAAGTGGGCCGTGAAAGTCCTCTCAACATATCCGCTCAAATTTATAAGTATGTTGAGGAATCCAAGGAAACATGGCTTCCCGACGGCATAGAGCTAATGGCTTGGGGTGATTCTGCATTTTATCTGGAGGATCGTCTGAACCTATTATTGGAGAATGGTGCTATCGGATTTGTACTCGTGCTTATCTCCTTGTCACTTTTTCTACGTCCTTCTCTAGCTTTCTTCGTCGCCGCCGGAATTCCGGTTAGTTTTTTGGCCACCTTTCTGGTAGGTCCTGTTTTTGGGCTTTCGATAAACCTGATCTCGTTGTTCGCATTTATTCTGGTGCTGGGAATTGTAGTCGACGATGCGATTGTGGTTGGAGAAAGTGTTTTCTCTGAATTTCAAAGAAATGGCTCCGGGGTAGAATCTGCTATTCGAGGGACTCATTTAGTTTCGACTCCGGTAACTTTTGCGGTGCTGACCACCATCGTCGCGTTCTGTCCTATTTTCTTTCTTCCGGGCTTGATGGGGAAATTCTTTGTTTCCATTCCGCTTGTGGTAATACCGACCCTGCTTTTTTCATTGGTTCAAAGTAAATTAGTCCTGCCTTACCACCTTTCACTTTGCAACGTTGGTAGTAAACGTAATCGTGATGAATTGAATTTGTTTTCAAGATTTCAACGGAAAATCTCGGACAGTTTGGAAGCTTTTATTCGCAACGTATATGACCCGTTTGTTGAGGTTGCGATAAACTGGCGCTACGCGACTCTGGGAGCTTTCATTGCCATATTGATTGTGAGCTGGGGAATTGTGGCGGGTGGATGGATACGTTTCGTACAGTTTCCAAATGTTCCCAGCGATTTCATTTTGGTTCAGCTTGAAATGCCCGAAGGGACTTCTTCAGAAGATACAGGACGTGCGATGGAAAAACTGGTTGCCGGACTGGATCAAGTACGGGAAGAAGCGAAATCAAACGGCGAACACGATCCAGTTGCTCATTACATGGTGGCAGTAGGTTACTCCACCATGACCGGTGGCCCCAATCCTGAGAGTACCGTGGTGGGAAGTAACATCGGCTCCATTGTTGTTGAATTAGCCAAAGATGGAGTGAGGGATTCCAATGCTTTTGAAGTAGCCGATCAATGGAGAAAATTGGTTGGTCAGATTCCAGGTGCCAGTCGACTAACCATGAACGCGGGTGCCGCAGGTCCGGTGGGGCTTCCGGTAGATATCCGATTGACCGGACCGGATTTTAATCAACTCAAGCAAGCCTCTCTGGAAATTCAAAAGAGGTTACAAGTGTTCGAAGGATTAAATGACATCCGTGACACCTATTCGGAGGGAAAGCAGGAAATAAAAATTAAGCTCAAGGATTCTGCGCGTGGGCTTGGATTGAACGCTTCAGATTTGGCGCGGCAGGTCAGACAGGCTTTTTATGGTGGAGAAGCGCAACGGATTCAACGCGATCAGGATGACGTAAGAATCATGGTTCGTTACCCGAAGTCTGAAAGAGAATCTATCGGGAATCTTGAAAGGATGTATATTCGTACCCCTTCAGGACAATCAGTGCCGATGAATGAAGTGGCTGATATTGAATTTGGACATGGCTATCCAGGTATCGCCCGGATCGATCGTCAACGGGTGATCAACGTGCAAGCGGATGCGGACAAGGATGTGGCAAATCCGACTGAAATTAATAAAGTCATTTATCCGATGAATCAAAATATGAAGCGAATGTATGAAATGTTTGGTCAGGAGGTACAACCCTCGATATTGGAGGAGGTCTTGGCGAATTATCCGGGGGTTAGATCCATCAAAGACGGAGAGGCTAAAGACTTTGAAGAATTGATGCCTGTCTTGTTGTTGGGTGGTTTCTTTGTCATAGTAATTATTTATACGCTTCTGGCTATTCCGTTTAAAAGTTATGTTCAGCCCATATTGGTTATCTCCGCCATTCCCTTCGGAATTGCAGGTGCGATATTTGGTCACCTGATTAACTTTCAAAATTTTGGGACCCCACAAGACCTGAGTACATTATCTATGCTGGGCATCATTGCCCTATCTGGTGTCGTCGTAAATGACTCCTTGGTACTAGTAGATTACATCAATAAATTAAGAGCGCAGGGAGTGCCGCTCAAGCAAGCCGTGCACCAGGGAGGTATCGCTCGGTTCCGTCCTATATTATTAACTTCGTTAACCACCTTTGTGGGTCTTGTTCCCATTCTTTTGGAAAGCAGTCTTCAAGCCCAGTTTCTTATTCCAATGGCAACTTCCTTATCGTTCGGTGTGTTGTTCGCCACCTTTATCACGCTGTTACTGGTTCCTGCCTTATATCTGATCCTGGAGGATGTTATGCGCGTCGGGACTGCGTGTTTCCGTTGGTTGTTAAATTTATACTTTCCCAAGAAAAAGTCGGTGAGCAGCAGTTACTCAATTCCCGGAGAACGATGA
- a CDS encoding SDR family oxidoreductase gives MKRALVTGANRGIGLEVVNQFLKRNFHVILACRNRRLGEEAAQSLGKLSSNVTVFELDVSSQDSVDGCAETVSEQFDSLDVLVNNAGILIDRPESILTVTEDELNQTWNTNSLGPLRVTRAFLPLLRRSPDARVINVSSLSGQLKGMGTWSPPAYSISKTALNAVTRILASELASENIKVNCISPGWIKTGIGGANAPGTLEEGADTIVWLAGEAAAEITGQFLQNRKSVEW, from the coding sequence ATGAAACGAGCACTCGTAACAGGAGCAAACCGCGGCATCGGTTTGGAAGTCGTGAATCAGTTTTTGAAACGAAACTTTCATGTTATTTTGGCTTGTCGAAATCGTAGGCTAGGGGAGGAGGCAGCCCAATCACTCGGAAAGCTGTCATCGAATGTGACCGTTTTTGAGTTAGATGTCTCGAGCCAGGATTCTGTTGATGGGTGCGCTGAAACTGTTTCTGAGCAATTTGATAGTTTGGATGTATTGGTAAACAACGCTGGCATTCTCATAGATCGGCCAGAATCTATTCTCACTGTAACAGAGGATGAGTTGAATCAAACGTGGAACACGAATTCGTTGGGACCATTGAGAGTTACACGGGCTTTTCTTCCACTGCTCAGGAGGAGTCCGGATGCCCGGGTTATCAATGTATCGAGTCTATCGGGACAACTGAAGGGCATGGGCACATGGTCGCCACCCGCCTATAGTATCTCGAAAACTGCACTGAATGCAGTGACTCGAATTCTGGCAAGTGAACTGGCCTCTGAAAATATCAAGGTTAACTGCATAAGCCCTGGATGGATAAAGACAGGCATAGGCGGTGCAAATGCACCCGGAACACTCGAAGAAGGAGCCGATACCATTGTTTGGTTGGCAGGTGAAGCGGCTGCGGAAATCACAGGCCAGTTTCTTCAGAATAGAAAGTCTGTTGAGTGGTAG